One Capsicum annuum cultivar UCD-10X-F1 chromosome 2, UCD10Xv1.1, whole genome shotgun sequence genomic window carries:
- the LOC107858108 gene encoding LOW QUALITY PROTEIN: subtilisin-like protease (The sequence of the model RefSeq protein was modified relative to this genomic sequence to represent the inferred CDS: inserted 1 base in 1 codon) — protein sequence MEKKTGFVSARPQMELELHTTHTPSFLGFHQNVGLWNASNSGKGIIIGLLDTGINPLHPSFNDKGMLPPPAKWKGKCEFNFXACNNKLIGARNFAQSATSPLDRDGHGTHTSSTAAGNFVEGANFLGNANGTAVGIAPRAHVAMYRVCISNCKDADILAGFDAAIEDGVDVISISFGALAAGPLDSDVIAIGSYGAIAKGIFVSSSAGNQEPNNCTVINAAPWMLTVAASTTDRKISAEAILGNGAVYEGESAFQPTNFSQNLLPLVNGDNCRYLSTMDVDVKGKIVLCNTGSIVTTIVELGERVRDAGGAAMIVMNIKPEGYTTFADVHVLPATHVTYGDGQKILKYMNSTSAPVATISFKGTRIGDKHAPTIASFSARGPYITSSGILKPDISGPGVNILAAWKPASAGETTAATSTFNIISGTSMACPHLAGVAALLKNEHTHWSPAAIKSAIITTADFINLGNNPIQDETLNPASPFSMGSGNVNPSRANDPGLIYDIQPEDYVSYLCGLKYTDQQVSYIVKRKVHCTSSTPESHLNYPSFSIPVESAAQTFTRTVTNVGEANSTYAVKVFGLDGVEVTVNPTTLKFSALNQKVS from the exons ATGGAAAAGAAAACAGGTTTTGTATCTGCGCGTCCCCAAATGGAACTGGAGTTGCATACCACACACACTCCAAGTTTCCTTGGGTTTCACCAGAATGTTGGCTTGTGGAATGCTTCAAATTCTGGTAAAGGTATTATTATTGGTTTACTAGACACTGGAATAAATCCACTACATCCTTCATTTAATGATAAGGGCATGCTGCCTCCCCCTGCCAAATGGAAAGGAAAATGTGAGTTCAATT AGGCTTGTAATAACAAGCTTATTGGCGCTAGAAATTTTGCCCAATCGGCTACTTCACCTTTGGACAGAGATGGACACGGTACACATACTTCAAGCACAGCCGCTGGAAATTTTGTGGAAGGTGCCAATTTTCTTGGTAATGCTAACGGCACTGCTGTTGGCATTGCACCCCGTGCTCATGTGGCCATGTACAGAGTTTGTATTTCAAATTGTAAAGATGCTGATATCTTAGCTGGTTTCGATGCTGCCATTGAAGATGGTGTGGATGTGATCTCAATTTCCTTTGGAGCACTAGCTGCTGGACCTTTAGATAGTGATGTTATAGCTATTGGCTCTTACGGTGCGATTGCCAAGGGGATATTTGTAAGTTCCTCAGCAGGAAATCAAGAACCAAATAATTGTACTGTAATAAATGCAGCCCCGTGGATGCTCACTGTTGCTGCTAGCACAACAGATAGAAAGATAAGCGCAGAAGCCATTTTGGGTAACGGAGCAGTATATGAGGGCGAATCAGCCTTTCAACCAACAAACTTTTCACAAAATTTACTGCCACTCGTAAATGGTGATAACTGTAGATATCTGTCTACAATGGATGTCGATGTCAAGGGTAAAATAGTGTTGTGCAATACCGGATCTATCGTTACCACTATAGTTGAACTAGGAGAACGGGTGAGAGATGCCGGTGGTGCCGCGATGATTGTCATGAACATAAAACCAGAAGGCTATACAACATTTGCAGATGTTCACGTTCTTCCTGCAACACATGTTACTTATGGTGATGgacaaaaaatcttaaaatatatgaacTCAACTTCAGCCCCCGTTGCAACAATATCATTCAAGGGAACGAGAATTGGAGACAAGCACGCGCCAACAATTGCTTCTTTCTCTGCTAGGGGACCATATATCACAAGTTCAGGCATACTAAAGCCTGACATTAGTGGCCCTGGAGTGAATATTCTTGCAGCATGGAAACCAGCCTCTGCAGGTGAGACAACAGCTGCTACATCGACATTCAATATCATTTCTGGCACATCGATGGCTTGCCCTCACCTAGCAGGAGTAGCAGCCTTGTTAAAGAATGAACATACCCATTGGTCTCCAGCTGCAATTAAGTCTGCAATCATTACCACTGCTGACTTTATCAACCTTGGGAACAATCCAATTCAGGATGAAACGCTTAATCCTGCTTCTCCATTTTCAATGGGATCAGGGAACGTGAACCCATCAAGGGCAAATGATCCAGGACTCATTTATGATATTCAGCCTGAAGATTATGTGTCCTACTTATGTGGCTTGAAATACACGGATCAACAAGTTAGTTACATTGTGAAGAGGAAGGTACATTGTACGTCTAGCACACCTGAATCACACTTGAATTATCCTTCATTTTCCATTCCTGTGGAATCAGCTGCCCAAACTTTTACAAGAACTGTGACTAATGTTGGGGAAGCTAATTCAACATACGCAGTTAAAGTGTTTGGCCTCGACGGTGTTGAGGTGACTGTTAATCCAACCACCTTGAAGTTCTCAGCGTTGAATCAGAAGGTGTCATAA